A section of the Candidatus Parvarchaeota archaeon genome encodes:
- a CDS encoding ATP-binding cassette domain-containing protein: protein KFRGSKIGFVFQSFHLIPTLSALENVMLPMAFLGIEIDERKKRARKTLEKLGMEDRVNHLPGQLSGGQRQRVAIARALVNNPSILLADEPTGNLDSKSGAAVLDIFNKLHAEGMTIVTVTHDSGIARMSQRIFHIKDGLLEKIEVRR from the coding sequence AAAGTTCCGGGGAAGCAAAATCGGCTTTGTGTTCCAATCATTCCATCTCATACCCACCCTAAGCGCGCTTGAAAACGTGATGCTCCCCATGGCTTTTTTGGGAATTGAAATTGACGAGCGAAAAAAGAGGGCAAGAAAGACACTTGAAAAGCTTGGAATGGAGGATAGGGTAAACCATCTTCCGGGACAGTTGTCCGGAGGCCAGAGGCAAAGAGTCGCCATAGCAAGGGCGCTTGTAAACAATCCAAGCATACTTCTTGCAGACGAGCCTACCGGAAACCTGGACTCCAAGTCAGGGGCGGCTGTGCTTGACATATTCAACAAGCTGCACGCTGAAGGAATGACAATAGTGACAGTCACGCACGACTCAGGCATTGCAAGGATGTCGCAGCGCATATTCCACATAAAAGACGGGCTGCTTGAGAAAATAGAGGTGAGAAGATGA